In one window of Halopiger aswanensis DNA:
- a CDS encoding pirin family protein gives MSSNETPTDRDGPLSGGLVRHGAGVTANRAFPTENYPVNLDPFVLFERFYIDPEKGFPMHPHKGFEIVTYMLEGGMDHEDTLDVSYTARAGEAMRITTGSGIRHSEFAADGEACNGLQLWVNLPDADKDAEPDYADATADELPTEDQKGATVTTVVGDGSPIDLHTEMEYYDSRVTDTWTWSLPNDWAGFLYGVAGEGTVDGSPFAEGDVFPIQADRNEDIVLEAEEPFRVVAVSGRPHGDPIRQRGPFVL, from the coding sequence ATGTCATCGAACGAAACGCCGACCGACCGAGACGGACCGCTCTCGGGCGGGTTGGTTCGGCACGGGGCCGGAGTCACCGCGAACCGCGCGTTCCCCACCGAGAACTACCCCGTAAACCTCGACCCGTTCGTCCTCTTCGAGCGGTTCTACATCGATCCCGAGAAGGGGTTTCCGATGCACCCCCACAAGGGGTTCGAGATCGTCACCTACATGCTCGAGGGCGGAATGGACCACGAGGACACCCTCGACGTGAGCTACACGGCTCGAGCGGGCGAAGCGATGCGGATCACGACCGGCAGCGGGATCCGACACTCGGAGTTCGCCGCCGACGGGGAGGCCTGTAACGGGCTCCAGCTCTGGGTGAACCTCCCGGACGCAGACAAAGACGCTGAGCCGGACTACGCCGACGCGACGGCCGACGAACTGCCGACCGAGGACCAGAAGGGCGCAACCGTGACGACTGTCGTCGGCGACGGGTCGCCGATCGACCTTCACACCGAGATGGAGTATTACGACAGCCGCGTCACCGATACCTGGACGTGGTCGCTGCCTAACGACTGGGCCGGCTTCCTCTACGGCGTTGCAGGAGAGGGTACGGTCGACGGGAGTCCTTTTGCCGAAGGTGACGTCTTCCCGATCCAGGCGGATCGGAACGAGGACATCGTTCTCGAAGCCGAGGAGCCGTTCCGCGTCGTCGCCGTCTCCGGACGCCCACACGGCGATCCGATCCGCCAGCGAGGGCCGTTCGTCCTCTAA
- a CDS encoding TetR/AcrR family transcriptional regulator, with amino-acid sequence MSEPQGEASSKDTQEVIMEATFRAISEHGYKDLRMRDIGEEMDMTRQVIHYHFDGKYDLMASFLEYVIEQYEGSVTVDSEADPKDQLDARIDQCLFGPEFDEFTHWDRMKVYHELFAHAQNDERHREIFNAHYTRLRESIVEVIEAGIEQGVFRDVDAAQMGQLLTDVIHAARERRISLGDDDAPEDARRAIDEFVLDSLYADE; translated from the coding sequence ATGAGCGAGCCCCAGGGGGAGGCTTCTTCTAAAGACACGCAGGAGGTGATCATGGAGGCGACGTTCCGTGCTATCAGCGAGCACGGGTACAAGGACCTCAGAATGCGCGATATCGGCGAGGAAATGGACATGACCCGGCAGGTCATCCACTACCACTTCGACGGGAAGTACGATCTCATGGCCTCGTTTCTCGAGTACGTCATCGAACAGTACGAGGGGAGCGTCACCGTCGATAGCGAGGCGGATCCGAAAGACCAACTCGACGCACGGATCGATCAGTGTCTGTTCGGGCCCGAATTCGACGAGTTCACCCACTGGGACCGCATGAAGGTGTATCACGAACTGTTCGCACACGCTCAAAACGACGAGCGACACCGCGAGATTTTCAACGCCCACTACACGCGACTCCGCGAGAGCATCGTCGAAGTCATCGAAGCGGGCATCGAGCAAGGCGTGTTCCGCGACGTCGACGCCGCACAGATGGGACAACTGCTGACCGACGTGATCCACGCCGCTCGAGAGCGCCGGATTTCGCTCGGCGATGATGACGCTCCCGAAGACGCGCGTCGGGCTATTGACGAGTTCGTTCTCGACTCGCTATACGCGGACGAGTGA
- a CDS encoding cobalamin-independent methionine synthase II family protein: MTDTEDRIRTTHIGSLPRPPELLELLTRRQDGEEVDQDEWESTVADATRAVVERQDEVGLDIANNGEQSRVSFNWYVEDRLSGIDGEREQELWADLQEFPEYAEETFKTDVIDLSMQPVVADRIEYTGHEEADAEIDGFFEALEDVDADFEDTFMTSASPSIVTATHVNDHYDDYAEFLFDVADAMAEEYERIADAGLTIQIDAPEFLTTGQTAAYADAPLDEIKEITQLHVEALNEALENVPADQVRLHTCWGSYEGPHHLDTDLTDLLPVIYEADITGLSIEQANPRHQHEYRAFAEHPVPDGWTLIPGVVDVKTNIIDHPETIADRLERVADAVDDSTPIVAAPDCGFGTQAGLGMVDPEIAWAKLEALVEGAEIATERLY; the protein is encoded by the coding sequence ATGACAGATACCGAAGATCGGATCCGCACGACGCACATCGGGAGCCTTCCGCGGCCACCGGAGCTTCTCGAGCTTCTCACGCGGCGCCAGGACGGCGAGGAGGTCGATCAGGACGAGTGGGAGTCCACCGTCGCAGACGCCACGCGAGCCGTCGTCGAACGCCAGGACGAGGTGGGGCTCGACATCGCCAACAACGGCGAGCAGTCCCGCGTTTCGTTCAACTGGTACGTCGAGGACCGACTGAGCGGAATCGACGGCGAACGCGAGCAGGAACTCTGGGCCGATCTCCAGGAGTTCCCGGAGTACGCCGAGGAGACGTTCAAAACGGACGTCATCGATCTCTCGATGCAACCCGTCGTCGCCGACCGGATCGAATACACCGGTCACGAGGAGGCGGACGCCGAGATCGACGGGTTCTTCGAGGCCCTCGAGGATGTCGACGCCGACTTCGAGGACACCTTCATGACCTCGGCGTCGCCGAGCATCGTCACGGCGACGCACGTCAACGACCACTACGACGACTACGCGGAGTTCCTCTTCGACGTCGCGGACGCCATGGCCGAGGAGTACGAACGCATCGCCGACGCCGGTCTGACGATCCAGATCGACGCTCCCGAGTTCCTCACGACCGGCCAGACGGCGGCGTACGCAGACGCGCCGCTCGACGAGATCAAGGAGATCACGCAGCTCCACGTCGAGGCGCTCAACGAGGCCCTCGAGAACGTCCCGGCGGATCAGGTCCGACTCCACACCTGCTGGGGGAGCTACGAGGGTCCCCACCACCTCGATACGGACCTCACCGATCTCCTGCCGGTGATCTACGAGGCCGACATCACCGGACTCAGCATCGAACAGGCCAACCCCCGCCACCAGCACGAGTACCGTGCGTTCGCGGAGCATCCGGTTCCCGACGGGTGGACGCTGATCCCGGGCGTCGTCGACGTGAAAACGAACATCATCGACCACCCGGAGACCATCGCGGATCGCCTCGAGCGCGTCGCCGACGCGGTCGACGACTCGACGCCGATCGTAGCCGCCCCCGACTGTGGGTTCGGCACGCAGGCCGGTCTCGGCATGGTCGATCCCGAGATCGCGTGGGCCAAACTCGAGGCGCTCGTCGAGGGCGCTGAAATCGCTACCGAGCGGCTCTACTAA
- a CDS encoding aldehyde ferredoxin oxidoreductase family protein, which yields MLHSRGPLLTIDVGARTTDETDIEAVHREYIGGRGVATRLAHERIPFDVDPFAPDNRLFFTTGPMQASRMSFTGRMNCTGVSPLTDGLLSSNAGGFMSRNFTATGYGAVELTGASDELVVVHVRDDGVRFESVPDLEDATVPETVAYLEDERGITADQTAVIGPAGEREVRFASIMTSEERAFGRGGLGAVLGSKNVKAITFDGDSAPDIEIPATQNEIHSEAATDDHIMKRQGTVAVMDLANEIDGLPSYYFSERSFEGVEGINGAAVEEKKYKKGTCSACAFACKLPTKDDERGVETEGPEFEVAMAFGSNSGVDDIVDVMKSNELCDRYGLDAISAGNTVAAYLAAEDEFGNDDLIHELVEQIAFRDGVGDTLAEGIDRVHEELGVDNWTVKGMDFAAHEGRVLHGQGLSYAVANRGADHMYSVFYSVEYPLVPDEQALDPTGTVGKADRLVRRENLMALNDSGVVCKFSRDYMSPDRYEALFGADFEELLAVGDRVVTLERHFNNQRGFDASDDDLPYEIPDFEQALEEYYDARGWEDGVVPDDAVPAGISV from the coding sequence ATGCTACACAGTCGCGGACCCCTATTGACGATCGACGTAGGGGCGAGGACGACGGACGAAACGGATATCGAGGCGGTCCATCGCGAGTATATCGGCGGCCGCGGCGTCGCGACGCGGCTCGCCCACGAGCGCATCCCCTTCGACGTCGATCCGTTCGCCCCGGATAACCGACTGTTCTTCACCACCGGGCCGATGCAGGCCTCGAGAATGAGCTTTACGGGGCGGATGAACTGCACCGGCGTCTCGCCGCTGACCGACGGCCTCCTCTCGAGCAACGCCGGCGGTTTCATGTCCCGAAACTTCACCGCCACCGGCTACGGCGCCGTCGAACTCACCGGCGCGAGCGACGAACTGGTCGTCGTCCACGTCCGCGACGACGGCGTCAGGTTCGAGTCCGTCCCGGACCTCGAGGATGCGACCGTCCCCGAAACGGTCGCGTACCTCGAAGACGAACGCGGGATCACGGCGGACCAGACCGCCGTCATCGGACCGGCCGGCGAACGCGAAGTTCGGTTCGCGTCGATCATGACCTCGGAGGAGCGGGCGTTCGGCCGCGGCGGCCTCGGCGCGGTGCTCGGCTCGAAGAACGTCAAGGCGATCACCTTCGACGGCGATTCCGCGCCCGACATCGAGATTCCCGCGACGCAAAACGAGATCCACAGCGAGGCGGCGACGGACGACCACATCATGAAACGCCAGGGGACCGTCGCGGTGATGGACCTGGCGAACGAGATCGACGGCCTGCCGTCGTACTACTTCTCCGAGCGGTCCTTCGAGGGCGTCGAGGGGATCAACGGCGCGGCCGTCGAGGAGAAGAAGTACAAGAAAGGCACCTGTTCGGCCTGCGCTTTCGCCTGTAAGCTCCCGACGAAGGACGACGAACGCGGCGTCGAAACCGAAGGTCCGGAGTTCGAGGTCGCGATGGCCTTCGGCTCCAACTCCGGCGTCGACGATATCGTTGACGTGATGAAATCCAACGAACTCTGCGATCGGTACGGTCTCGACGCGATCTCCGCCGGGAACACCGTCGCGGCGTACCTCGCCGCCGAGGACGAGTTCGGCAACGACGACCTGATCCACGAACTCGTCGAGCAGATCGCGTTCCGGGACGGCGTCGGCGACACCCTCGCGGAGGGGATCGACCGCGTCCACGAGGAACTGGGCGTCGACAACTGGACGGTGAAAGGGATGGACTTCGCCGCCCACGAGGGCCGCGTCCTTCACGGTCAGGGTCTCTCGTACGCGGTCGCCAACCGCGGTGCCGACCACATGTACTCGGTCTTCTACTCGGTCGAATACCCGCTCGTCCCCGACGAGCAGGCCCTCGACCCGACCGGTACCGTCGGCAAGGCCGACCGACTCGTCCGGCGGGAAAACCTGATGGCGCTCAACGACTCCGGGGTCGTCTGCAAGTTCTCCCGCGACTACATGAGTCCCGACCGGTACGAGGCCCTGTTCGGCGCCGACTTCGAGGAGTTGCTCGCGGTCGGCGATCGAGTCGTCACCCTCGAGCGTCACTTCAACAACCAGCGCGGGTTCGACGCGTCGGACGACGACCTGCCGTACGAGATTCCGGACTTCGAACAGGCGCTCGAGGAGTACTACGACGCTCGCGGGTGGGAAGACGGCGTCGTTCCCGACGACGCAGTTCCCGCGGGTATCTCCGTCTAA
- a CDS encoding Cdc6/Cdc18 family protein yields the protein MSDSDDLFVRTDPIFVNKELLEISHVPDEGRIVGRDDEISQLASAVNPAIFGQSPSNVLIYGKTGTGKSLCAKYVSSRLVDTAEEEGTDATYVYVDCAQDSTETQTVQTIASSVNTDETGIYIPDKGISTATYYKRLWRILDEKYDVVLIILDEIDKLEDDAILMQLSRAGEAGKLTNCKVGVVGISNKIQYKDRMDERVKSSLCEREFVFPPYNATQLNDIMEARSDAFRSGVLEEGVIPRAAALAAREHGDARKAIDILRYAGEIAQSTGADTVREDFVVQARERAEVDRFRELIRGSTPHSKYVLQALTVLSLEQKSDDSVTPEQGFRTTRIYEVYEQICRQEGVDTLSLRRVRDLLKEHAFLDVIEQSRHSGGSAEGSYTEHMLLEDPEVVKNVLADSID from the coding sequence ATGTCCGACTCCGACGATCTGTTTGTCCGCACGGATCCGATCTTCGTCAATAAGGAACTCCTCGAGATCAGTCACGTCCCTGACGAAGGTCGTATCGTCGGGCGCGACGACGAAATCAGCCAATTAGCGAGTGCGGTCAACCCCGCTATCTTCGGCCAGAGTCCGAGTAACGTTCTTATCTACGGCAAAACCGGCACCGGGAAATCGTTGTGTGCCAAGTACGTCTCGAGCCGGCTCGTCGATACCGCCGAGGAAGAGGGAACTGACGCGACGTACGTCTACGTCGATTGTGCGCAGGATAGCACCGAAACCCAGACCGTCCAGACGATCGCCAGTTCGGTCAACACGGACGAGACGGGGATCTACATTCCTGATAAAGGAATCAGCACGGCGACGTACTACAAACGCCTCTGGCGAATTCTCGACGAGAAGTACGACGTCGTGTTGATCATCCTCGACGAGATCGACAAACTCGAGGACGATGCGATTCTTATGCAGTTGTCTCGAGCCGGGGAAGCCGGCAAACTCACTAACTGTAAGGTCGGCGTCGTCGGTATCAGCAACAAGATCCAGTACAAGGATCGCATGGACGAACGCGTGAAATCGAGTCTGTGTGAGCGCGAATTCGTCTTCCCGCCCTACAACGCCACACAACTCAACGATATTATGGAGGCCCGAAGCGACGCGTTCCGATCGGGCGTCCTCGAGGAGGGCGTTATTCCTCGCGCTGCGGCACTCGCCGCTCGAGAGCACGGTGATGCGCGGAAGGCGATCGACATTCTTCGCTACGCGGGCGAAATCGCACAATCGACCGGTGCTGACACCGTTCGCGAGGACTTCGTGGTGCAGGCCCGGGAACGAGCCGAGGTCGACCGGTTCAGGGAACTCATCCGCGGCTCGACGCCGCACTCGAAGTACGTCCTGCAAGCGCTGACCGTCCTCTCGCTCGAACAGAAATCGGACGATTCAGTTACGCCTGAACAGGGCTTCCGGACGACTCGTATCTACGAGGTTTACGAACAGATCTGTCGTCAGGAAGGCGTCGATACGCTCTCGCTGCGTCGCGTTCGCGATCTCCTCAAGGAACACGCCTTTCTGGACGTGATCGAACAGTCACGACACAGCGGGGGAAGCGCCGAAGGGAGCTACACCGAGCACATGCTCTTGGAGGATCCCGAAGTCGTCAAAAACGTCCTCGCTGACTCGATCGACTGA
- a CDS encoding carboxypeptidase-like regulatory domain-containing protein, whose protein sequence is MSRNARSENAKMRSIQRSVQVFLIVAGIGLLVAGLALAASGASVGDAVDTISEKWSDQTSTETGTDTTADGGGATDDEDGNNESDESDADGSDSTSGESDAGNETDDADEGAADGTDDTDSSAGGDESDVEDNESAVGGETNESADTHTLTVTADNESGDPVENATVAVDAMDAGNSLHNETTTGGNGEAEFDLEDGEYNVTVSADGYEDAQETVEISGEDEDVALTLASDQEQDESDTDGTDGTDDDAADNESSTLTVFVVDGDGNPVENATVEATESGLFGDSHDNETNADGEAEFDLEDGEYDLTVSADGYDDAQDTVEINGEDEEVLLMLEESG, encoded by the coding sequence ATGAGCCGTAATGCCCGCAGCGAGAACGCGAAGATGCGATCGATTCAGCGAAGCGTACAGGTCTTCCTGATCGTCGCTGGAATCGGACTGCTCGTCGCCGGATTGGCCCTCGCGGCGAGCGGCGCATCCGTCGGCGACGCGGTCGACACTATCTCCGAGAAGTGGAGCGATCAGACGAGCACGGAGACTGGAACGGACACGACCGCTGACGGAGGCGGCGCGACCGACGACGAAGACGGGAACAACGAAAGCGACGAAAGCGACGCTGACGGGAGCGATTCGACGAGCGGTGAGAGCGACGCCGGCAACGAAACCGACGACGCCGATGAGGGAGCCGCCGACGGCACTGACGACACCGATAGCAGCGCCGGCGGCGACGAATCCGACGTCGAAGACAACGAAAGCGCCGTTGGCGGCGAGACCAACGAATCCGCGGACACGCACACGTTGACCGTCACGGCCGACAACGAGAGCGGCGACCCGGTCGAGAACGCGACCGTCGCCGTCGACGCGATGGACGCCGGGAACTCGCTCCACAACGAAACCACGACGGGCGGCAACGGCGAAGCCGAGTTCGACCTCGAGGACGGCGAGTACAACGTGACCGTCTCCGCGGACGGCTACGAAGACGCCCAGGAAACCGTCGAAATCAGCGGTGAGGACGAAGACGTAGCGCTAACGCTCGCGAGCGACCAAGAGCAGGACGAAAGCGATACTGACGGTACTGACGGCACTGACGATGACGCCGCCGACAACGAGTCGAGCACGCTGACAGTGTTCGTCGTCGACGGGGACGGTAATCCCGTCGAGAACGCTACCGTGGAGGCTACCGAGTCGGGGCTCTTCGGCGACAGTCACGATAACGAGACGAACGCCGACGGTGAAGCCGAGTTCGACCTCGAGGACGGCGAGTACGACCTGACCGTCTCCGCCGACGGCTACGATGACGCTCAGGACACCGTCGAAATCAACGGCGAGGACGAGGAGGTCTTGCTGATGCTCGAGGAGTCGGGCTAA
- the sod gene encoding superoxide dismutase yields the protein MSDYELPPLPYDYDALEPHISEQVLTWHHDTHHQGYVNGWNSAEETLAENREEGDFAGSAGAIRNVTHNGSGHILHDLFWQSMSPEGGDEPEGDLADRIEEDFGSYDAWKGEFEAAASNAGGWALLVYDSFSNQLRNVVVDKHDQGALWGSHPILALDVWEHSYYHDYGPARGDFVDAFFEVVDWDEPSSRYEQAVELFE from the coding sequence ATGAGCGACTACGAACTGCCGCCGCTTCCGTACGACTACGACGCACTCGAACCGCACATCAGCGAACAGGTCCTCACCTGGCATCACGACACCCATCACCAGGGCTACGTCAACGGCTGGAACAGCGCCGAGGAGACCCTCGCCGAGAACCGCGAAGAGGGCGACTTTGCCGGCTCGGCGGGTGCCATCCGAAACGTCACCCACAACGGCTCGGGACACATCCTGCACGACCTCTTCTGGCAGTCCATGAGCCCCGAGGGCGGCGACGAGCCCGAGGGCGACCTCGCGGACCGCATCGAGGAGGACTTCGGATCCTACGACGCCTGGAAGGGCGAATTCGAGGCCGCCGCATCCAACGCCGGTGGCTGGGCGCTGCTCGTCTACGACTCCTTTAGCAACCAGCTGCGCAACGTCGTCGTCGACAAGCACGACCAGGGCGCACTCTGGGGCAGCCACCCGATCCTCGCGCTGGACGTCTGGGAACACTCCTATTACCACGACTACGGCCCGGCCCGCGGCGACTTCGTCGACGCCTTCTTCGAGGTCGTCGACTGGGACGAGCCGTCGTCGCGCTACGAGCAGGCCGTCGAACTCTTCGAGTAA
- a CDS encoding HalOD1 output domain-containing protein — MEYEIDTDESASIAVVRAIAAYTERRPEELEPLYEVIDPEALTKVIANSNAGVRVEFEYSGFAVSIDAESVTIDEPNEGNN, encoded by the coding sequence ATGGAATACGAGATTGATACCGACGAGTCTGCTAGTATCGCGGTCGTGCGAGCGATCGCTGCGTATACTGAGAGGCGACCGGAAGAACTCGAGCCACTGTACGAAGTGATCGATCCAGAGGCGTTAACGAAGGTGATCGCTAACTCGAATGCTGGCGTTCGCGTCGAATTCGAGTACAGCGGATTTGCTGTCTCTATCGATGCAGAGAGCGTAACCATAGACGAACCCAACGAGGGGAACAATTAG
- a CDS encoding MATE family efflux transporter produces MPNPFRWLLLSIGYLLARADVVDPRRVERTTDLAWPRIVTGIARMSKSAADVAMVGIALGPAAIAGVGFATPFWGLAFAFGGGVAGATISLVSQRYSANADDELSLAVTTSAFVVVAITVPLAALFWTLPEGLIGLVGDDAASIDYGADYLHIVALGVPFAGLNLIGSRTLVGADDAWTPMMLRAGGAVVNVVINAVLLFVLELGVVGAAIGTVAANVLVLAAFITGFTVGWLPLIGEFPVTVRLRRPYTTLADVRDVIDIGTPLVFTNVARRAAQFPMLAIVALFGPNVVAAYVVARRVRDLMDTPGWGFSLASSSLVGQELGTGDERGADRYGQEVLRFGTAVYLFSAAGVFLFAEQVGRLFVDDPSILPLVTTFIVVACISVIFRGVSGGATGPLRASGDTRWPFYGQLLGLYVFALPLAALGAISLPVPLLDAVTPLGIEALYAALILETLVPAVITYYRFTTGHWKVVSRSYRPQSSHSD; encoded by the coding sequence GTGCCGAATCCGTTCCGATGGCTGCTGCTCTCGATCGGGTACCTCCTCGCTCGAGCGGACGTCGTCGACCCGCGCCGCGTCGAGCGAACGACCGATCTCGCCTGGCCGCGGATCGTGACCGGGATCGCCCGGATGTCGAAATCCGCGGCCGACGTGGCGATGGTCGGGATAGCGCTGGGACCAGCAGCGATCGCTGGCGTCGGATTCGCGACCCCATTCTGGGGACTCGCGTTCGCGTTCGGCGGCGGCGTCGCCGGGGCGACGATCAGTCTCGTCTCCCAGCGGTACAGCGCCAACGCGGACGACGAGCTATCGCTGGCCGTAACGACGAGCGCGTTCGTGGTCGTCGCGATTACCGTTCCGCTCGCGGCCCTGTTCTGGACGCTCCCCGAGGGACTGATCGGGCTCGTCGGGGACGACGCCGCGTCGATCGACTACGGTGCGGACTACCTCCACATCGTCGCGCTGGGTGTCCCCTTCGCGGGTCTGAACCTGATCGGGAGCCGCACGCTCGTCGGCGCCGACGACGCGTGGACGCCGATGATGCTGCGAGCGGGCGGTGCAGTCGTCAACGTCGTCATCAACGCCGTCCTGCTGTTCGTCCTCGAGCTCGGCGTCGTCGGCGCGGCGATCGGGACCGTCGCGGCGAACGTGCTCGTGTTGGCGGCCTTCATCACCGGATTCACCGTCGGCTGGCTACCGCTAATCGGCGAATTCCCCGTTACCGTGCGTCTCCGTCGACCCTACACGACCCTCGCCGACGTTCGGGACGTGATCGACATCGGAACCCCACTCGTGTTCACGAACGTGGCCCGGCGCGCCGCGCAGTTCCCGATGCTCGCGATCGTCGCACTGTTCGGCCCGAACGTCGTCGCCGCCTACGTCGTCGCCCGCCGCGTGCGAGACCTGATGGACACGCCCGGCTGGGGCTTCTCGCTTGCCTCCTCGAGTCTGGTCGGCCAGGAGCTCGGCACCGGCGACGAACGGGGTGCAGACAGGTACGGACAGGAAGTACTCCGATTCGGGACCGCCGTCTACCTCTTCAGCGCAGCGGGCGTCTTCCTCTTCGCTGAACAGGTCGGCCGGCTCTTCGTCGACGATCCGTCGATCCTGCCGCTGGTAACGACGTTCATCGTCGTCGCCTGCATCAGCGTCATCTTCCGCGGCGTCAGCGGCGGTGCAACCGGCCCGCTCCGCGCGAGCGGCGACACCCGCTGGCCGTTCTACGGGCAACTGCTGGGACTATATGTCTTCGCGCTCCCGTTGGCCGCCCTCGGTGCGATCTCGCTACCGGTGCCCCTTCTTGATGCCGTCACGCCGCTGGGCATCGAAGCGCTGTACGCGGCGCTGATACTCGAGACGCTCGTCCCCGCCGTGATCACCTACTACCGGTTTACCACCGGCCACTGGAAGGTCGTCAGTCGCAGCTACCGACCGCAGTCGTCGCACAGCGACTGA
- a CDS encoding ArsR/SmtB family transcription factor: MSQFDRTVGSDAESGQGADRDTGPEGDADTEPGAIAQTESQLLPADVFATLGNETRVDILRSLLELDADESPVSFTELFEAVDIEDSANFNYHLQQLTDHFIAQTDDGYEFRYPGRKVVSSIFSGTFTERAKLGFFPVDGSCYDCDGALQGWYVDDTLTIGCTDCGAIQVSYPFPTGGLDDRSTEELLQAFHHYVRHHYCLAADGVCPECTGTVESDLVRDPDADDQTVAVEHVCQRCGYQLQSTVGLTLLDNADVLVFHSKRGVDLNTAPFWRFDWCVSDTRTTIIEEEPLRVQLTLPCEGDELQVLLDETGSVLETAVVEHLPQ, encoded by the coding sequence ATGAGCCAGTTCGACCGGACGGTCGGATCCGACGCGGAATCGGGACAAGGGGCCGATCGAGATACCGGACCGGAGGGGGACGCAGATACGGAACCGGGTGCCATCGCACAGACCGAATCCCAATTGCTCCCAGCGGACGTGTTCGCCACACTGGGCAACGAAACGCGCGTCGACATTCTTCGGTCGCTGCTCGAGCTCGACGCTGACGAGTCCCCGGTCAGCTTCACCGAACTCTTCGAGGCGGTCGATATCGAGGACAGCGCGAACTTCAACTACCACCTCCAGCAGCTCACCGACCACTTCATCGCACAGACCGACGACGGCTACGAGTTCCGTTACCCCGGCCGGAAGGTCGTCAGTTCGATCTTCAGCGGAACCTTCACCGAACGCGCGAAGCTCGGCTTTTTCCCGGTCGACGGCTCGTGTTACGACTGCGACGGGGCGCTGCAGGGCTGGTACGTCGACGATACGCTCACGATCGGTTGTACCGACTGCGGCGCGATTCAGGTGAGCTACCCGTTCCCGACCGGCGGCCTCGACGATCGCTCGACCGAGGAACTCCTGCAGGCGTTTCACCACTACGTTCGCCATCACTACTGTCTCGCCGCCGACGGCGTCTGTCCGGAGTGTACGGGTACCGTCGAAAGCGATCTCGTCCGCGATCCCGACGCCGACGATCAGACCGTCGCCGTCGAACACGTCTGCCAACGGTGTGGCTACCAGCTGCAGTCGACGGTCGGCCTTACCCTGCTTGACAACGCCGACGTTCTCGTCTTCCACTCCAAGCGCGGCGTCGACCTGAACACGGCCCCGTTCTGGCGCTTCGACTGGTGCGTCAGCGATACTCGGACGACGATTATCGAGGAAGAGCCACTCCGCGTACAGCTCACGCTTCCGTGCGAGGGTGACGAGCTGCAGGTGCTACTCGACGAAACCGGATCGGTCCTCGAGACGGCGGTCGTCGAACACCTGCCCCAATAG